In Gopherus flavomarginatus isolate rGopFla2 chromosome 1, rGopFla2.mat.asm, whole genome shotgun sequence, a single genomic region encodes these proteins:
- the LOC127044375 gene encoding olfactory receptor 52B2-like, translated as MSADNHTFFAPVTYILAGIPGMEESHVWISIPFCLMYIVTLIGNSLLLFIILTEQSLHQPMYLFVSMLAAVDLLLSITAVPKMLAVFWFRAGEISFAACLTQMFFIHVSFIAESAILLAMAFDRYVAICNPLRYTIILTKSVTGKMGLAVVTRSFCFIFPVLFLVKQLKFCGTNLLPHTYCDYVDIARLACDDITVNFWYGTVVATLVIGLDAVLIAVSYGLILRAVFQLPSKDARLKALRTCGSHLCVILMFYTPVFLPIFAHQFGQIVPGYILILLANLCVLIPPMLNPIVYGVTRKEILKRVIFVFHRWYRRSSLLS; from the coding sequence ATGTCAGCTGACAATCACACCTTTTTTGCCCCCGTGACCTACATCCTGGCTGGCATCCCAGGTATGGAGGAGtctcatgtctggatctccatccccttctgtctGATGTACATTGTGACACTTATTGGGAACTCTCTCCTACTATTCATCATACTAACAGAACAAAGCCTCCATCAGCCCATGTATCTATTCGTGTCCATGCTGGCTGCTGTTGATCTGCTCTTATCTATCACAGCagtgcccaagatgctggctgtattctggtttagagcaggggaaatttcttttgctgcctgcctgacccagatgttcttcatccatgtcAGTTTTATTGCTGAGTCGGccatcctgctggccatggcgtttgaTCGGTACGTTGCCATCTGCAACCCCCTGAGATACACCATCATACTAACCAAGTCTGTGACCGGGAAGATGGGGCTGGCAGTtgtcacaagaagtttctgtttcattttccccGTCCTCTTTCTTGTGAAGCAGCTGAAGTTCTGCGgaaccaacctcctgcctcacaccTATTGTGACTACGTTGACATAGCCCGGCTGGCCTGCGACGACATCACAGTCAATTTCTGGTATGGTACAGTTGTGGCTACTTTAGTAATTGGCTTGGATGCTGTGCTCATTGCTGTATCTTATGGGCTGATCCTCAGGGCCGTTTTCCAACTCCCATCGAAGGACGCCCGGCTCAAGGCTCTCCGCACCTGCGGCTCCCACCTCTGTGTCATACTGATGTTCTACACACCAGTCTTTTTACCCATTTTTGCACATCAATTTGGGCAAATCGTCCCAGGTTATATTCTCATCCTACTGGCCAACCTCTGTGTGCTCattccccccatgttaaaccccatcgttTATGGGGTGACCAGAAAAGAGATCCTGAAACGGGTGATCTTTGTGTTTCATCGATGGTACAGGAGAagctccctgctgagctaa